In one window of Malassezia japonica chromosome 9, complete sequence DNA:
- a CDS encoding uncharacterized protein (EggNog:ENOG503NXY4; COG:Q; TransMembrane:1 (i60-78o)) — MYKDDPVERLIDIGPEEERQQDRTGTPVPLHGTESAMDSEKRSELDNTPKERESWKWRRVLGLPTCYWMWIVALLLYFEPSISDALKSTNGLTRLNFQHLIANTAKPQGSAAGREADHLQCRLANATAGPPPQFGKRTQNDRFVHGTKPTLIHNATLWTGEDILHGVDIQMESGIVTFIEKTEPVHVSKHSFDIVDAHGRWVTPGIIDMHTHVGVMGMPYKSSTDDGNSRQGATRPMVRSLDGMNEHDQDMHTAVGGGITTTLVLPGSLNNIGGQAYTVKLGKLHGRPPSSRVLDPPRSLILPGERENGRDALYTKASGMHRGDTTTSFRHIKMACGENARKYGLVRLDEAWNFRREFERAQKLLRRQDDFCAALEHGDTPAEPSFPSELELDSLVDVLRGRTKVHTHCYTMNDLDAMVRHSTEFSFPIAAFHHAHETYMVPELLHKAYDHPPAVAMFSTNANYKYESYFGTPFAGALLRAANITPIYKSDHPVLDTRRLVHQAAEAHHFGLDEIDALKSVTSAPAHVLGLSHRVGHVRSGADADVVLWDRHPLQLGATPVQVFIDGEAQLDNPHASGEDVTHSKPQSAPRQPDYSSEIQRVHKAEPAVADARALAFPTPSEYVDSAVLLNVKSFYHRRNNGSTTRIVAEHFDNASGVLVYHGGSLVCVGTADCLALAPHKAQRVNTHGGTIVPGLISYGGTLGLADIPAEDSAKAGQDPSAVNEYAELQKRVIPRAVDALTWGGHDMLRAHASGVTTAICGPDVMGPVGGILTQFDTNVRTILDPFSVRATEVALHVAFDRSGPSLGALIGMLRQVLEDPPTREWKRVVAGELPLVVNADSQEVIAQLILLRKSFPKVRLVIDSLGPLHMLAEHLAANDIGVLMPNKVWLYEWDSLDRLRGPPFTPDTELRVLLKHGVKVGIRIAESWEAAHLMWETAWAAQEAHVTDPATILELITTNLESLLGLPAAPGADFVVYDSNPFTYGAKVLAVGTPRSLELFS; from the exons ATGTACAAGGACGATCCTGTGGAGCGTCTGATAGATATCGGCCCGGAAGAGGAGCGCCAGCAGGACCGCACTGGTACACCTGTGCCGCTCCACGGTACCGAGTCCGCAATGGACTCTGAAAAAAGGTCTGAACTAGACAATACGcccaaggagcgcgagtCTTGGAAATGGCGCCGCGTACTCGGCCTCCCTACGTGCTATTGGATGTGGATCGTGGCTCTCCTCTTGTACTTTGAGCCCAGTATTTCCGATGCACTCAAGTCGACGAATGGGTTGACTAGGCTCAACTTCCAGCACCTTATCGCCAACACGGCCAAGCCGCAAGGCTCGGCGGCTGGACGCGAAGCGGACCACTTGCAGTGCCGCCTCGCGAATGCGACAGccgggccgccgccgcaatTTGGCAAACGCACGCAAAATGACCGCTTCGTGCACGGCACGAAGCCGACTCTGATCCATAATGCAACGCTATGGACCGGCGAAGACATCCTCCATGGCGTCGATATCCAGATGGAGTCGGGCATCGTTACTTTTATCGAAAAGACCGAGCCCGTGCACGTATCCAAGCACAGCTTCGATATTGTCGATGCACACGGCCGCTGGGTCACGCCCGGCATTATTGACATGCACACGCACGTCGGGGTGATGGGCATGCCGTACAAAAGCAGCACAGACGACGGCAACTCGCGCcagggcgcgacgcggcccaTGGTACGCAGTCTGGATGGCATGAACGAGCATGACCAGGACATGCATaccgccgtcggcggcggtaTTACCACGACGCTGGTGCTTCCTGGCTCGCTGAACAACATCGGCGGCCAGGCCTACACGGTCAAACTCGGCAagctgcacggccgcccgccgagctcgcgtgTACTGGATCCCCCTCGCAGTCTTATTCTTCCTGGCGAGCGCGAAAATgggcgcgatgcgctgtACACCAAAGCATCCGGCATGCACCGCGGCGATACCACCACCTCGTTCCGGCACATCAAGATGGCGTGTGGCGAGAATGCACGCAAGTAcggcctcgtgcgcctggacgaggcgtggAATTTCCGCCGCGAGTTTGAGCGCGCACAAAAACTGCTCCGGCGCCAGGACGACttttgcgctgcgctcgagcatgGCGATACGCCTGCCGAGCCGAGCTTTCCGTCGGAGCTTGAGCTCGACTCGCTGGTGGATGTGCTGCGTGGCCGCACCAAGGTGCATACGCACTGCTACACGATGAACGACCTCGATGCAATGGTGCGCCACTCGACCGAGTTCTCGTTCCCGATTGCCGCCTTCCACCATGCGCACGAGACGTACATGGTACCTGAGCTCCTGCACAAGGCCTACGACCACCCCCCGGCGGTCGCCATGTTCAGCACGAATGCGAACTACAAGTACGAGTCGTACTTTGGCACACCGTTTGCCGGTGCGCTCCTCCGTGCGGCCAACATTACGCCTATCTACAAGAGCGACCACCCCGTGCTggacacgcgccgcctcgtgcacCAAGCTGCGGAGGCGCACCACTTTggcctcgacgagatcgaTGCGCTGAAGTCGGTCACGTCGGCGCCTGCCCacgtcctcggcctctCGCACCGTGTCGGCCATGTGCGCAGCGGTGCGGACGCAGACGTCGTGCTGTGGGACCGCCACCCGCTGCAGCttggcgcgacgccggtgcAAGTTTTTATCGATGGCGAGGCCCAACTCGACAACCCGCATGCCTCGGGCGAGGACGTGACGCACTCCAAGCCGCAGTCGGCGCCCCGCCAGCCCGACTACTCGAGTGAGATCCAGCGTGTGCACAAGGCCGAGCCTGCGGTGGCcgatgcgcgtgcgcttgcCTTCcccacgccgagcgagtaCGTGGACAGCGCGGTGCTGCTCAACGTCAAGTCGTTCTACCACCGGCGCAACAATGGCAGTACGACGCGgatcgtcgccgagcacttTGACAATGCTTCGGGCGTCTTGGTGTACCacggcggctcgctcgtgtgcgtcggcacggccgactgtcttgcgcttgcgccgcacaAGGCACAGCGTGTGAATACGCACGGCGGCACGATTGTCCCTGGCCTGATTTCGTacggcggcacgctgggCCTTGCGGATATCCCTGCCGAGGACTCGGCCAAGGCCGGTCAGGACCCGTCGGCGGTGAACGAGTACGCGGAGCTACAGAAGCGCGTCATTCCCCGTGCGGTGGATGCACTGACGTGGGGCGGTCACGACATGCTCCGTGCGCATGCGTCGGGCGTCACGACGGCCATCTGCGGCCCCGATGTCATGGGCCCTGTGGGCGGCATCCTGACACAATTTGATACCAATGTGCGCACCATCCTTGATCCCTTTAGCGTGCGTGCGAccgaggtcgcgctgcacgtcgcATTCGATCGTTCCGGCCCCTCACTTGGCGCATTGATCGGCATGCTGCGCCAGGTGCTTGAGGACCCGCCGACACGCGAGTGGAAGCGTGTCGTGGctggcgagctgccgctGGTCGTCAATGCCGACAGCCAAGAGGTGATTGCGCAGCTGATCCTCCTGCGCAAGTCCTTCCCCAAGGTCCGTCTGGTAATCGACTCGCTCGGACCGCTGCACATGCTGGCGGAGCACCTTGCCGCAAACGACATTGGCGTGCTGATGCCGAACAAGGTGTGGCTGTACGAGTGGGACAGTCTGGACCGCCTGCGTGGCCCGCCCTTTACCCCCGAtaccgagctgcgcgtTTTGCTCAAGCACGGCGTCAAGGTCGGCATTCGTATTGCCGAGTCCTGGGAGGCCGCACACCTCATGTGGGAGACGGCGTGGGCCGCTCAAGAGGCGCACGTCACCGACCCCGCTACGATTCTCGAGCTGATTACGACCAA TCTGGAATCGCTCCTGGGTCTgcccgctgcgcctggcgcCGACTTTGTCGTGTACGAC AGCAATCCCTTTACGTATGGAGCCAAGGTCCTGGCCGTTGGTACGCCAcgctcgctcgagctgttTTCGTAG
- a CDS encoding uncharacterized protein (COG:J; EggNog:ENOG503P285): MPHSYGYRARTRHMFAKQFKKHGQVQVSRFLRPFHAGDIVDIVADPGEQKGMPHKYYQGRTGVVYGVFPRAVGVIVYKTVGNRKMEKRVNLRVEHVRHSKCRDDFIRRVKSNAAAKRAAKERGEHVDLKRVPALPRAEHTVTTTRNTPVTLAPQAYDTYI, encoded by the exons ATGCCGCACAGCTATGGTTACAGGGCGCGCACCAGGCACATGTTTGCCAAGCAGTTCAAGAAGCATGGCCAGGTTCAGGTCAGCCGCTTCTTGAGGCCGTTCCATGCCGGCGACATTGTCGACATTGTCGCTGACCCCGGTGAGCAGAAGGGTATGCCGCACAAGTACTACCAGGGCCGCACTGGTGTTGTGTACGGTGTCTTCCCCCGTGCTG TCGGTGTCATTGTGTACAAGACTGTCGGCAACCGCAAGATGGAGAAGCGTGTCAACCTCCGTGTTGAGCACGTCCGTCACTCCAAGTGCCGTGACGACTTCATCCGCCGTGTGAAGAGCAACGCTGCTGCCAAGCGCGCTGCCAAGGAGCGTGGCG agcacgtcgacctgAAGCGTGTGCCCGCTCTGCCCCGCGCTGAGCACACCGTTACCACGACCAGGAACACTCCTGTGACGCTGGCTCCCCAGGCCTACGACACTTACATCTAA
- a CDS encoding uncharacterized protein (COG:J; EggNog:ENOG503NU1W) has protein sequence MPIATHHCKGAPRNSSKTYKVPRRPFESPRLDAELKLAGEYGLKNKTEIWRIALTLSKIRRAARELLKLDEKDPKRLFEGNAIIRRLIRIGVLDESRMKLDYVLALQIEDFLERRLQTQVYKSGLARSIHHARVLIYQRHIRVGKQIVTSPSFIVRLESQKHIDFALNSPYAGARPGRVKRKRQASAAAAEGGDEEAGEEEEEEE, from the exons ATGCCCATTGCTACTCACCACTGCAAGGGCGCGCCCCGTAACTCGAGCAAGACTTACAAGGTCCCCCGCCGTCCTTTCGAGAGCCCTCGTCTGGATGCTGAGCTGAAGCTCGCGGGTGAGTACGGTCTGAAGAACAAGACCGAGATCTGGCGCATTGCCCTCACTCTGTCCAAGATCCGTCGTGCTGCCCGTGAGCTGCtcaagctcgacgagaaGGACCCCAAGCGTCTCTTTGAGGGTAACGCCATCATTCGCCGTCTCATCCGCATCGgtgtgctcgacgagtcgCGCATGAAGCTCGATTACGTGCTGGCCCTCCAGATTGAGGACTTCCTGGAGCGTCGCCTGCAGACCCAGGTGTACAAGAGCGGTCTCGCCCGCAGCATCCACCACGCTCGTGTGCTCATCTACCAGCGCCACATTCG CGTCGGTAAGCAGATTGTCACCTCGCCCTCGTTCATCGTTCGTCTCGAGTCGCAGAAGCACATTGACTTTGCGCTCAACTCGCCCTACGCCGGTGCCCGCCCTGGCCGTGTtaagcgcaagcgccaggcttcggccgccgccgccgagggtggtgacgaggaggccggcgaggaggaggaggaggaggagtAA
- the IWS1 gene encoding Transcription factor iws1 (EggNog:ENOG503P0IY; COG:K; BUSCO:EOG0926390Q) — MADVVADVPPTADGEAAESAGDLPSIPRREADEAVSSVPKKKKKAKHTVDDDAPVEEEPAEAEEPAALSSKEMIRAQVNAQIDAALKSGKRRSTRRRAAGEDDLELMADEEVSALRTDMIIAADEDEEANKFKQPATAKLRLLPRVVSTLQKTHLHQAILDNNLLEGVKRWLEPLPDRSLPALNIQKQLFGVLEKMTIDTISLKMSGLGRVVVFYSLCKRVETPIKRSAEHLIEVWTRPILKRSASYRDRHVSQAEWYQNSPYNPSSQVNVAPSLDASRRHVGIPQAVTTGFQVAPRSHVSGSGNDHDNQSRIANHQRLNRFRSRLKDANARR; from the exons ATGGCGGACGTGGTAG CCGACGTCCCCCCcacggccgacggcgaggccgccgagaGTGCGGGCGATCTGCCGAGCATCCCCCGCCGCGAGGCTGACGAGGCGGTCTCGAGTGTCCCTAAGAAGAA AAAAAAAGCAAAGCATAccgtcgacgacgatgcgccggtgGAAGAGGAGCCCGCCGAAGCCGAGGagcccgccgcgctctcGTCTAAAGAGA TGATCCGCGCCCAGGTCAATGCGCAGATTGATGCCGCGCTCAAGTCTGGCAAGCGGAggtcgacgcgtcgccgtgcggcTGGCGAAGACGATCTCGAGCTgatggccgacgaggaagtgtcggcgctgcgtacCGATATGATTATTGCCGCAGACGAGGATGAGGAGGCGAACAAGTTCAAGCAGCCTGCGACGGCcaagctgcgcctgcttcCCCGCGTCGTGAGCACGCTGCAAAAGACGCATCTGCACCAGGCGATTCTGGACAACAACTTGCTGGAAGGCGTCAAGCGCTggctcgagccgctgcccGACCGCAGTCTGCCTGCTCTGAATATCCAAAAGCAGCTGTTTGGTGTGCTGGAAAAGATGACGATCGATACCATCAGTCTCAAGATGAGCGGCCTGGGCCGTGTCGTGGTCTTTTACTCGCTGTgcaagcgcgtcgagacgcCGATCAAGCGCAGTGCCGAGCACCTGATTGAGGTGTGGACGCGCCCGATCCTGAagcgctccgcctcgtaCCGTGACCGCCATGTGTCGCAGGCCGAGTGGTACCAAAACTCGCCGTACAACCCCTCGAGCCAGGTGAATGTGGCGCCGAGCctggacgcgtcgcgccggcaTGTCGGTATTCCGCAGGCGGTCACCACCGGCTTCCAGGTCGCGCCGCGTAGCCATGTGAGCGGCAGCGGAAACGACCACGACAACCAATCGCGCATCGCCAACCACCAGCGCCTGAACCGCTTCCGGTCGCGCCTGAAGGATGCCAACGCACGGCGCTAG
- the ADI1 gene encoding 1,2-dihydroxy-3-keto-5-methylthiopentene dioxygenase (COG:D; EggNog:ENOG503NXU5): protein MNSGGANASHDTAHSEAPEYTLSGVLHFLQSEWRRYEHDRNSWAIERAELRARIALLEGERRGVENVKNDLLRRIKMLEYALRQERFKGLSGTPASSVPPGIASKQASEKGNGTPSPQNEEVAQAAPPSTAPEARTNGNGNGKGQGASNSSVKLPLGVKDAKGRAKSRAYLQQCLQEIAYLTSPTTLNPIADKIEHEGGGAEAGPPRPRLSLLEHHGLSSEEKGVSGTPMPHTDDPFSRLSVPKPNATAGVGEREAADECADTLAAKPDAVLAAAAPVSATNTESSSALPPASAPISAPASAPAPASENAAAVSASASASSTSSVQPPISVPDVQLWKLKNTIQAHFDSVRAVVFDQVGDRLFTASDDCTIKHWNVKTGAEEATPELLTTLRGHQGAVTCLVLSKEQQRLYSGSLDSTVRTWKLTDGEVPSSALVADQSQAVWDLALFPYHGQEDALLATASADGTVKLWWTDSAVPERLHLSWDYFGTQPEESAQAERASLGTLPVPTSVTAIPANLRVCAVSFSNGVVKTFSLETGKELKRLASNVAPGEHSNAHANMVVAHPTLPLVATAQEDSYIHMYDVMTGACTLSLHAHGDSVSCIDIDPSGLTLVSGSHDCTVRFWDIDNPPAPQDAPEQKQDMPTCSAVCFQEIQPHQVKANEGVLSVVYHPTAPLVATAGADGTVRLFG from the exons ATGAACTCGGGTGGGGCGAATGCTTCGCATGACACGGCCCACTCCGAAGCGCCCGAATACACCCTCTCTGGCGTGCTGCATTTCCTGCAGAGCGAATGGCGGCGCTACGAGCACGACCGCAACAGCTGGGCGATTGAGCGTGCAGAACTTCGC GCGCGCATTGCTCTGCTCgaaggcgagcgccgcggcgtggaAAATGTCAAGAACGACCTCCTGCGTCGTATCAAGATGCTCGAGTACGCCCTGCGTCAGGAGCGCTTCAAGGGTCTGTCGGGCACTCCGGCCTCGTCTGTGCCTCCGGGAATCGCCTCGAAGCAGGCGAGCGAGAAGGGCAACGGCACGCCCTCGCCGCAGAACGAGGAGGTGGCACAGGCTGCACCGCCCAGCACTGCTCCGGAAGCGCGTACCAACGGCAACGGTAATGGAAAGGGGCAGGGCGCATCGAACAGCAGTGTCAagctgccgctcggcgtcaAGGACGCCAAGGGGCGCGCCAAGAGCCGCGCCTACTTGCAGCAGTGCCTGCAAGAGATCGCGTACCTAACAAGCCCCACGACCCTGAACCCGATCGCGGACAAGATCGAGCACGAGGGAGGTGGCGCAGAAGCCGGTCCACCGCGCCCGCGTCTctcgctcctcgagcaccacGGTCTGTCGAGCGAAGAAAAAGGGGTATCTGGCACGCCTATGCCGCATACCGACGACCCCTTTTCGCGCCTTTCTGTCCCGAAACCCAACGCTACTGCGGGTGTCGGTGAGCGCGAGGCAGCCGACGAGTGTGCCGATACGCTTGCTGCCAAGCCCGATGCCGTGCTGGCTGCTGCTGCCCCCGTTTCTGCTACGAATACCGAGTCGTCCTCTGCCCTCCCCCCCGCCTCTGCCCCTATTTCTGCCCCTGCCTCTGCCCCAGCCCCTGCGTCTGAGAATGCTGCTGCCGTCTCTGCGTCGGCCTCTGCCTCGTCTACGTCCTCGGTTCAGCCTCCGATTAGTGTGCCGGACGTGCAGCTCTGGAAACTAAAAAACACGATCCAGGCGCACTTTGACTCGGTACGCGCAGTGGTCTTTGACcaggtcggcgaccgtcTCTTTACGGCCTCGGACGACTGCACGATCAAACACTGGAACGTTAAGACCGGTGCAGAGGAAGCCAcgcccgagctgctcacgACGCTGCGTGGTCACCAAGGCGCCGTTACCTGCCTGGTGCTTTCCAAAGAGCAGCAGCGTCTGTACAGTGGCTCGCTTGACTCTACCGTGCGCACATGGAAGCTGACGGATGGCGAGGTGCCGAGCAGTGCGTTGGTCGCTGACCAGTCGCAGGCGGTGTGGGATCTTGCGCTGTTCCCCTACCATGGACAAGAagatgcgctgcttgcgaCGGCCTCTGCCGACGGCACTGTGAAGTTGTGGTGGACCGACAGTGCGGTGCCTGAGCGTCTGCACCTCAGCTGGGACTACTTTGGCACGCAGCCCGAGGAGAGTGCACAAGCTGAGCGTGCCTCGCTCGGTACGCTGCCCGTCCCGACGTCTGTCACTGCGATCCCAGCCAATCTTCGCGTGTGTGCCGTGTCGTTTTCGAACGGTGTCGTAAAGACCTTTTCGCTCGAGACTGGCAAAGAGCTGAAGCGTCTTGCGTCAAATGTGGCCCCTGGCGAGCATTCGAATGCGCATGCCAATATGGTGGTGGCTCACCCTACCCTGCCCCTTGTGGCCACCGCGCAAGAGGACAGCTATATCCATATGTACGATGTGATGACCGGCGCCTGTACACTTTCCCTCcatgcgcacggcgacAGTGTGTCGTGCATTGACATTGACCCCTCGGGCCTGACGCTCGTCAGTGGCTCGCACGACTGTACTGTGCGCTTCTGGGACATTGACAACCCccccgcgccgcaggaTGCGCCTGAGCAAAAGCAGGACATGCCCACATGTTCTGCGGTATGCTTCCAAGAGATCCAGCCCCATCAAGTCAAGGCCAACGAAGGCGTGCTGTCTGTTGTATACCATCCTACTGCCCCCCTCGTTGCGACGGCGGGTGCAGACGGCACTGTGCGTCTCTTTGGCTAA
- a CDS encoding ubiquitinyl hydrolase 1 (EggNog:ENOG503NWFU; COG:O; BUSCO:EOG09260V8Q; MEROPS:MER0005436), translating into MPEGVTPNMYSSRFQHLFANGVPPPSDGSSLTRSSSNEDEMFGQQPIDGGFELPGAAPGAPASIATPAISFGGDRNMPAGGSAAMQPPLQLGAGPIRFGGQLPTAPASSDTDIIPTAIVIKNIPFNIKREQLLHVIRDLGIPVPYAFNYHFDQGIFRGLAFANFHSPAEANEVVAALNGLDVSGRKLRVEYKKVLQAGEKERIEKEKAIKRMQMPHSGDKERRKDKSLTPEFAGLPPLGGLSPSPARVASPGAALLNGFSPPSAASALPSMAHKDGKSVHDPSPFVRPTDAQHDTPLDLNDAGTLEIYSRVLLFKDDRMRDELAFSRCLTPAERRTVHLVAQKLGLYHYTVGTADDCHVLVTKFERPQHASPKAEHDAPFGERPQRLDLRGKKSVPDMKRAMQSERDVLHELERAASPAKRNLLAPTAAIGAHKSNTNLRESFGYTQDRRFDAFNNFGANSAAPNIFASPFDIPVVPHVARPNSVDIERLEQYHKHAHPASFRSRSPLAHSGLPPSASSPVPPMAHSTGALEAPVPGLPHRPHPTRNMPVDLMLDGHAAKSRSRMAPPSHASAPEKGRSKHEGVVYGASAQRAAAHAGLSEADVAQAIEQLHVHAQPCAKRSPRRPPPSVAGILWQRPPLLIPTQSKVTPVTLSRLAFEEAKRAGLAVHGAPSVFKHTSAAKEAGMSSSAPVSPWGRPRAWASNASPAQGRSALVQHSPAISIQMHASPPTSVEASPTRAPRQAKTWAKPKSKAQSMEQLYARAHERFDAPLTVPVGLINQGNSCFASVILQMLVYCRPLYNFLTELHAIVPQDLSNSTPLLEAVFRFYTEIPLADDRVLETDVDPILPDYVYDAMRLHKRFDLFQLGHQEDAEEFFSLVLSTLHDEVLLVEQRAEARRSADRSAHRRMASMPQLDTHTDDHVEQREITRPESPEQDQWLEVGQKGKTSLTRTATTREGQSPVSRMFDGKLRNVLTIPGSKTSIVLEPYRSLPLDIQPDSVRTIEDALRHITVPEEISGVWSPGRGAFVDATKQVLIEMLPPVLVLHLKRFVFDEVGGVQKSCKTITYGHTLAIDPAVLSAPLRRADPAPQYKLFGVVYHHGRLATGGHYTASVLRQDGSGWMHIDDTYARPIPAEDVLRADLCNEGTTSPAYLLFYHRL; encoded by the exons ATGCCAGAAGGCGTGACGCCCAACATGTATTCGTCGCGCTTCCAGCACCTCTTTGCGAAtggcgtgccgccgcccagcgaTGGGTCGTCGCtcacgcgcagcagctctaATGAGGACGAGATGTTTGGCCAGCAGCCTATCGACGGCGGCTTTGAACTgcccggcgctgcgccag gtgcgccggcgagcatTGCGACGCCCGCGATATCGTTTGGCGGCGACCGCAATATGCCCGCAGGTGGCTCCGCTGCGATGCAGCCGCCGCtccagctcggcgcgggcccGATCCGCTTTGGTGGCCAGCTGcccaccgcgccggcgagcagcgaTACGGACATCATCCCCACTGCGATTGTCATCAAAAATATTCCGTTTAACATTaagcgcgagcagctttTGCATGTTATT cgcgacctggGGATTCCCGTGCCTTATGCCTTTAATTACCACTTTGACCAGGGCATTTTCCGTGGGCTCGCCTTTGCCAACTTCCACTCGCCCGCCGAGGCAAACGAGGTGGTGGCGGCGCTGAACGGCCTCGACGTGAGCGGCCGTAAACTGCGCGTGGAATACAAAAAGGTGCTGCAAGCCGGTGAAAAGGAGCGTATCGAAAAAGAAAAGGCCATCAAGCGGATGCAGATGCCGCACTCGGGGGACAAGGAGCGCCGGAAGGACAAGTCGCTTACGCCCGAGTTTGCGGGCCTGCCGCCCCTCGGTGGCCTTTCGCCGAGCCCTGCGCGTGTCGCGTCGCCcggtgccgcgctgctcaacggcttctcgccgccgtcggccgcgtctGCGCTGCCGTCGATGGCGCACAAGGACGGTAAATCGGTGCACGACCCGTCGCCGTTTGTGCGCCcgaccgacgcgcagcacgacACACCGCTCGACCTTAACGATGCCGGCACACTGGAGATCTACTCGCGTGTGCTCCTGTTCAAAGACGACCGCATGCGCGACGAACTCGCGTTTAGCCGGTGTCTTACtcccgccgagcgccgtaCGGTGCACCTGGTGGCCCAAAAGCTGGGATTGTATCACTACACCGtcggcacggccgacgaCTGCCACGTCTTGGTGACCAAGTTTGAACGCCCCCAGCACGCCtcgcccaaggccgagcacgacgcgccgttTGGCGAGCGTCCTCAGCGCCTTGACCTGCGGGGCAAAAAGTCGGTTCCCGACATGAAGCGCGCGATGCAgtcggagcgcgacgtgctgcacgagctggagcgcgccgcgagtcCCGCGAAGCGCAACCTCCTTGCCCCGACCGCCGCGATTGGCGCGCACAAGTCCAACACGAATTTGCGCGAGAGCTTTGGCTATACACAGGACCGGCGCTTTGACGCATTTAACAACTTTGGTGCGaacagcgccgcgcccaaCATCTTTGCCTCGCCTTTCGACATCCCTGTTGtgccgcacgtcgcgcggccgaACAGTGTGGATATTGAGCGCCTGGAACAGTACCATAAGCATGCCCACCCGGCCTCTttccgctcgcgctcgccgctggCACACTCGGGCCtcccgccgagcgcctcgtcgcctgTGCCCCCGATGGCGCATagcaccggcgcgctggagGCCCCGGTGCCCGGCCTGCCCCACCGCCCGCATCCCACCCGCAACATGCCGGTTGACTTGATGCTCGACGGGCACGCGGCCAAATCGCGCAGCCGCATGGCACCCCCTTCGCACGCATCCGCCCCGGAGAAAGGGCGCAGCAAGCACGAGG GCGTGGTGTACGGTGCAagtgcgcagcgtgcggcggcgcatgcagGATTAAGCGAGGCCGACGTAGCGCAGGCCATCGAGCAACTACACGTTCACGCACAGCCGTGCGcgaagcgctcgccgcggcgcccgccgccgagcgtcgcgggcaTCCTCTGGCAGCGCCCCCCGCTGCTGATCCCCACGCAATCCAAAGTGACGCCGGTTACGCTGAGCCGCCTCGCGTTTGAGgaggcgaagcgcgcgggCCTTGCGGTGCACGGCGCTCCGAGCGTGTTCAAGCATACATCGGCGGCCAAGGAAGCGGGCATGAGCAGCTCTGCGCCGGTCTCGCCGTGGGGGCGCCCGCGGGCGTGGGCGAGCAACGCGTCGCCCGCACaggggcgcagcgcgctcgtgcaACACAGCCCTGCGATCTCGATCCAGATGCACGCGTCGCCCCCGACGTCGGTCGAAGCGAGCccgacgcgggcgccgcgacaGGCCAAGACCTGGGCGAAGCCCAAGTCCAAGGCGCAGAGCATGGAGCAGCTCtatgcgcgtgcgcatgaGCGCTTTGATGCGCCACTCACCGTGCCGGTCGGCCTGATTAACCAAGGCAATTCGTGCTTTGCGAGTGTC ATCCTCCAAATGCTCGTGTACTGCCGTCCGCTGTACAACTTTCTTACAGAGCTCCACGCGATCGTGCCGCAAGACCTGTCGAactcgacgccgctgctcgaggctgT ATTCCGCTTCTACACAGAGATTCCGCTGGCAGAcgaccgcgtgctcgagacggACGTCGACCCTATCCTCCCCGACTATGTCTACGACGCAATGCGGCTGCACAAGCGCTTTGACCTCTTCCAGCTGGGCCACCAGGAGGACGCGGAAGAGTTCTTTAGCCTCGTCCTGAGCACGCTCCACGACGAGGTCCTCCTCGtggagcagcgcgctgaggcgcgccgcagcgcagaccgcagtgcgcaccgccgcatGGCCAGCATGCCGCAGCTCGATACGCACACCGATGaccacgtcgagcagcgcgaaaTTACGCGCCCCGAAAGCCCCGAGCAGGACCAGTGGCTCGAGGTCGGCCAAAAGGGCAAGACATCCCTCACGCGCACCGCAACCACGCGCGAGGGGCAGTCGCCCGTGTCGCGCATGTTTGACGGAAAGCTGCGCAACGTGCTCACCATTCCCGGCTCCAAAACGAGCATCGTGCTCGAACCATACCGCTCGCTTCCGCTGGATATCCAGCCCgactcggtgcgcacgatCGAAGACGCACTGCGCCACATTACCGTCCCGGAAGAAATCTCGGGCGTCTGGTCGccgggccgcggcgcattTGTAGACGCCACCAAGCAAGTGCTGATCGAAATGCTGCCCCcggtcctcgtcctccacCTGAAGCGCTTCGTCTTTGACGAGGTGGGCGGCGTGCAAAAAAGCTGCAAGACGATCACGTACGGGCACACGCTCGCCATCGATCCCGCGGTGCTctctgcgccgctgcgccgcgcggacCCCGCGCCGCAATATAAATTGTTTGGCGTGGTCTACCAccacggccgcctcgcgacCGGCGGGCACTACACCGCTTCGGTCCTGCGCCAGGACGGCTCAGGATGGATGCACATCGACGACACCTACGCACGCCCTATACCCGCCGAAGAcgtgctgcgtgccgacctTTGCAACGAAGGGACGACCAGTCCGGCCTACCTGCTTTTCTACCACAGACTGTAG